The following proteins are encoded in a genomic region of Phycisphaera sp.:
- a CDS encoding type II secretion system protein M yields the protein MTVPASTTRSGPLAWYGGLPRSVRWLVLAGLGIGAYFLVVEPVIDATVKANGNADAMAARIRAVNAMGQRAQGHQQLIALGSRLHGEVELPGPRSERATALNRAVDRALRDAGVSGARTQTSEQNLADGPATQYFGGRGSLVKLVSTLSFDASPEAFSTVLGALEASPDVAAVTRVIVLRADDGSRQVSATLTVEAWALGSKARETAGGAS from the coding sequence ATGACCGTACCAGCAAGCACAACGCGCTCGGGGCCGCTGGCCTGGTACGGCGGGCTGCCCAGGTCCGTCCGCTGGCTGGTGCTGGCCGGGCTTGGCATCGGGGCGTACTTCTTGGTGGTCGAGCCGGTGATCGACGCCACCGTCAAGGCGAACGGGAACGCCGACGCGATGGCGGCCCGCATCCGAGCGGTTAACGCGATGGGCCAGCGGGCGCAGGGCCACCAGCAGTTGATCGCCCTTGGCTCGCGCTTGCATGGCGAGGTTGAGCTGCCCGGACCGCGGAGCGAGCGGGCGACGGCGCTCAACCGGGCGGTCGACCGGGCGCTGCGCGACGCGGGTGTCTCCGGGGCCCGCACGCAAACCAGCGAGCAGAACCTGGCCGACGGCCCGGCAACGCAGTACTTCGGTGGGCGCGGCTCGCTGGTGAAGCTCGTGAGCACGCTGAGCTTCGACGCCTCGCCCGAGGCCTTCAGCACCGTGCTTGGGGCCCTTGAAGCGAGCCCGGACGTGGCGGCCGTAACACGTGTGATCGTGCTACGGGCGGATGATGGTTCGCGGCAGGTATCCGCCACGCTGACGGTCGAGGCCTGGGCGCTCGGGAGCAAGGCGCGTGAGACGGCGGGAGGCGCGTCATGA
- a CDS encoding type II secretion system protein GspK, with amino-acid sequence MRHARRSFATVLALWVIGLTAVLVLGVQSAGIGQAFGARDSLAEVRARWAAISGMERMIAILADDTEDPHPTDAYDVYDRMSDAARGTVGGGSYSIEHWEGGERFDGPADAGARINIARMSSEDLFWLPNMTEDLISRIIDWTDPDDEVSPLGAEIGSYLSQEHSYEPRNGPLQTIEELELLLGILPMDVREEDWNLNGVLDPNENDGDDVWPRDNADGVLEAGWSGILTVVSAESTFGLSGQPRVRLGLGLGGAELVGRVGITAEQADVIAQYAGTNAASLEALINTPLRSLPGLTGQAIDPRAQPLTDEQIGLLLEEAALDSPWLDDTGPTLPGRINLNTISEDALAYAPGVTSSVAEILIRERAGRALGFRTVADMLDVPGLTRGRVQELIQVFGFRSSVFVIRSVGVDEASGMRVELIATVDRSRLPVVIRDVVIR; translated from the coding sequence ATGAGGCACGCCCGGCGGAGCTTCGCGACGGTGCTGGCGCTGTGGGTCATCGGCCTGACGGCGGTGCTCGTGCTGGGCGTGCAGTCGGCGGGCATCGGGCAGGCGTTCGGCGCTCGTGACAGCCTAGCCGAGGTTCGCGCCCGCTGGGCGGCGATCTCGGGCATGGAGCGGATGATCGCCATCCTTGCCGACGACACCGAGGACCCGCACCCGACCGACGCGTACGACGTGTACGACCGGATGTCGGATGCGGCCCGTGGCACTGTCGGCGGCGGGTCGTACTCGATCGAGCACTGGGAGGGCGGCGAGCGGTTCGATGGGCCGGCCGATGCCGGCGCTCGCATCAACATCGCGCGCATGTCGAGCGAGGACTTGTTCTGGCTGCCCAACATGACCGAGGACCTGATCTCGCGGATCATCGATTGGACGGACCCCGATGACGAGGTGAGCCCGCTTGGGGCCGAGATCGGGTCGTACCTCTCTCAGGAACATTCGTACGAGCCGCGGAACGGGCCATTGCAAACCATCGAGGAGTTGGAACTGCTCCTGGGCATCCTGCCCATGGACGTGCGCGAGGAGGACTGGAACCTCAACGGCGTGCTCGACCCCAACGAGAACGATGGCGACGACGTCTGGCCGCGTGATAACGCCGACGGCGTGCTGGAAGCGGGCTGGTCGGGCATCCTGACGGTGGTGAGCGCCGAGAGCACATTCGGATTGTCGGGGCAGCCGCGTGTGCGGCTGGGGCTTGGCCTGGGCGGTGCGGAGCTTGTCGGCCGCGTGGGCATTACGGCCGAGCAGGCCGACGTGATCGCGCAGTATGCCGGCACGAACGCCGCTTCGCTCGAGGCGCTGATCAACACGCCGCTGCGGTCGCTGCCGGGGCTGACCGGACAAGCGATCGATCCGCGGGCCCAACCGCTGACCGATGAGCAGATCGGTCTCTTGCTCGAAGAAGCGGCCCTCGATTCGCCCTGGCTAGACGACACCGGGCCGACCTTGCCCGGGCGGATCAACCTGAACACGATCTCCGAGGACGCCCTGGCGTATGCGCCCGGCGTCACCAGTTCGGTCGCGGAGATCCTGATCCGCGAGCGAGCCGGGCGGGCGTTGGGGTTCAGGACCGTGGCGGACATGCTCGACGTGCCGGGCTTGACGCGAGGGCGCGTGCAGGAGCTGATCCAGGTGTTCGGGTTTCGAAGCTCTGTGTTCGTGATTCGCAGCGTGGGCGTGGACGAGGCGTCTGGCATGCGCGTAGAACTGATCGCAACGGTGGATCGGTCTCGGCTGCCCGTGGTCATCCGTGACGTGGTTATCCGATAG
- a CDS encoding GspE/PulE family protein — MLTEAPTVERAIARLMGGDDVARLHCAPIGESEDRVVLAMLDPQDWASADEASLIVDRPVTPVAIAEPAFRALVQREYGTTAAAMAASLGEGDDEVLANLESIEAEDLHRMAEQPSLINLVNLLILEAIRLGGSDVHVEPFERDLKVKYRIDGVLVEQQPPPKRLQPAITSRIKIMAGMNIAERYAPQDGHITLRFDGRKIDIRVSTAPTIYGESIVMRVLDKQSLQLDLKTLGMRETDRIEIDRLIAIPHGMVLVTGPTGSGKTTTLYAALSKLYDPRKKIITIEDPVEYELEGVNQIPVNPKRGLSFASGLRSILRQDPDVVMVGEIRDGETAEISVRAAMTGHLILSTLHTNDAASAVGRMLDMGIEPFLLASVLEAVIAQRLGRRLSSKFAFPHRPTDAEMLRLTAQERALFADAQGEAIDSHDAGMSFFKGRIGFYELMTVTRAMRTAIGERVNAHKLLETAGPSHLTMRRDGLLKAQQGLTTVGEVLRATQDSGTDLLLEDSD; from the coding sequence ATGCTGACCGAGGCCCCGACCGTGGAGCGTGCGATCGCGCGGCTGATGGGCGGCGATGATGTCGCGCGTCTGCACTGCGCCCCCATCGGGGAGAGTGAAGATCGGGTTGTTCTGGCGATGCTCGACCCGCAAGACTGGGCCTCGGCCGACGAGGCATCGCTGATCGTGGACAGGCCGGTGACGCCGGTCGCTATCGCCGAACCCGCGTTCCGGGCGCTCGTGCAGCGCGAGTATGGCACGACGGCGGCAGCGATGGCGGCGAGCCTGGGCGAGGGCGACGACGAGGTGCTGGCCAACCTCGAGTCGATCGAGGCCGAAGACCTGCACCGGATGGCCGAGCAGCCCTCGCTGATCAACCTGGTGAACCTGCTGATCCTCGAAGCGATCCGGCTTGGCGGCAGCGACGTACATGTTGAACCGTTCGAGCGGGATCTGAAGGTGAAGTACCGCATCGACGGCGTGCTGGTCGAACAGCAGCCGCCTCCCAAGCGGTTGCAGCCGGCAATCACCAGCCGAATCAAGATCATGGCGGGGATGAACATCGCCGAGCGGTACGCGCCGCAAGACGGGCACATCACGCTGCGGTTCGATGGTCGCAAGATCGACATCCGCGTTTCGACGGCACCGACGATCTACGGCGAATCGATCGTGATGCGCGTGCTAGACAAGCAGTCGTTGCAACTCGATCTGAAGACGCTGGGCATGCGCGAGACCGATCGCATCGAGATCGATCGGCTGATCGCCATCCCGCACGGCATGGTTCTGGTCACCGGGCCGACCGGCTCGGGTAAGACAACAACGTTGTATGCGGCGCTCAGCAAGCTGTACGACCCACGCAAGAAGATCATCACGATCGAAGACCCGGTGGAGTATGAGCTCGAGGGCGTGAACCAGATTCCGGTCAATCCCAAGCGTGGGCTGAGCTTCGCGTCGGGTTTGCGATCGATCTTGCGGCAGGACCCAGATGTGGTTATGGTCGGCGAGATCCGCGACGGCGAGACCGCCGAAATCTCGGTGCGCGCCGCCATGACGGGCCACTTGATCTTGTCGACGCTCCACACCAACGACGCGGCAAGCGCGGTGGGCCGCATGCTGGATATGGGCATCGAGCCCTTCCTGCTGGCCAGCGTGCTCGAAGCGGTCATCGCCCAGCGGCTTGGGCGGCGTTTGTCGAGCAAGTTCGCGTTCCCCCACCGGCCGACCGATGCCGAGATGCTGCGGCTAACCGCGCAGGAGCGGGCATTGTTCGCCGACGCACAGGGCGAGGCGATCGATTCGCACGACGCGGGCATGTCGTTCTTCAAGGGTCGCATCGGCTTCTACGAACTGATGACCGTGACCCGCGCGATGCGCACGGCCATCGGCGAGCGCGTGAACGCGCACAAGCTGCTCGAGACGGCCGGTCCCTCGCACCTGACCATGCGACGCGACGGCCTGCTCAAGGCCCAGCAAGGGCTGACCACCGTGGGCGAGGTGCTGCGGGCGACGCAGGATAGCGGCACCGACCTGCTGCTTGAGGATTCGGACTGA
- a CDS encoding type II secretion system F family protein, whose product MPSFRVQCAGGGDAPIIDAPTRAAAIREVSRRGMTPLLVEPMDAFTASKSVAAEHNEQGATARGFSLSSGRYSGTQRAAVMRELATGLDAGLPLVQALRLIARQRGSKAQRAVMERVIEKVEAGRGLGDAFEASPELASDLSVSMVRAGEASGKLGEVLGQLADLLERDVRLRRALVGATTYPGLLMVLCLASIVLVSTVIAPKILEEAAGAIDKLPWPTLVVQAFANLVLGWWWLLLALFGLLIAGFVAMRRSDEGRLSMDKALLATPLIGLLARDVAVSRFTRTLGTLTGSGISLLQALRITRATLNNRALENVIDDVVTQVSHGKTLATPMEQSGYFPPMLVQIVAMGERSGRLEELLGHAARAMEERTEATLKMVTTLLPPLLVVMMAGVVGFIVLAILLPMLELQDVAGNAM is encoded by the coding sequence ATGCCGAGCTTTCGCGTGCAGTGCGCGGGCGGGGGCGACGCCCCGATCATCGACGCGCCGACGCGCGCGGCGGCGATCCGTGAGGTTTCGCGCCGTGGTATGACGCCGCTGCTGGTCGAGCCGATGGACGCGTTCACCGCGTCGAAGAGCGTGGCGGCGGAGCACAACGAGCAGGGTGCGACCGCTCGTGGCTTTTCGCTCAGCAGCGGCCGATACAGCGGCACGCAACGGGCCGCGGTGATGCGTGAGCTGGCAACGGGCCTGGACGCTGGCCTGCCGCTGGTGCAAGCGCTGCGGTTGATCGCGCGGCAGCGGGGCAGCAAGGCGCAGCGGGCGGTGATGGAGCGGGTGATCGAGAAGGTCGAGGCGGGCCGTGGGCTCGGTGACGCGTTTGAGGCGTCGCCCGAGCTCGCCAGCGATCTGAGCGTGAGCATGGTGCGCGCGGGCGAGGCGTCGGGCAAGCTGGGCGAGGTGCTCGGGCAACTTGCCGACTTGCTCGAGCGCGACGTCCGGCTGCGGCGGGCTCTGGTTGGCGCGACGACCTATCCCGGGCTGCTGATGGTGCTGTGCCTGGCGTCGATCGTGCTGGTCTCGACCGTGATCGCGCCGAAGATCCTCGAAGAGGCGGCCGGCGCGATCGACAAGCTGCCCTGGCCCACGCTCGTGGTTCAGGCGTTCGCGAACCTGGTGCTCGGCTGGTGGTGGCTGCTGCTGGCGTTGTTCGGGCTGCTGATCGCGGGCTTCGTGGCGATGCGGCGAAGCGACGAGGGCCGGCTGAGCATGGACAAGGCGCTACTGGCGACCCCGTTGATTGGACTGCTTGCACGCGACGTGGCCGTGAGCCGGTTCACGCGCACGCTGGGCACGCTGACGGGCTCGGGCATCAGCTTGTTGCAGGCGCTTCGCATCACGCGGGCGACGCTGAACAACCGGGCGCTCGAGAACGTGATCGACGATGTCGTGACTCAGGTATCGCATGGCAAAACGCTGGCCACACCCATGGAACAGAGCGGGTACTTCCCGCCGATGCTCGTGCAAATCGTGGCGATGGGCGAGCGGTCCGGACGACTCGAAGAATTGCTGGGCCACGCGGCCCGGGCGATGGAAGAACGCACCGAGGCGACGCTGAAGATGGTGACCACGCTGCTGCCGCCATTGCTGGTGGTGATGATGGCGGGAGTGGTTGGGTTCATCGTGCTGGCGATCCTGCTGCCGATGCTCGAATTGCAGGACGTGGCCGGGAACGCGATGTGA
- a CDS encoding type II secretion system GspH family protein, with protein MIHTTRHQHGFTLVETLVAAGIVVMISALVAGSVARLSSARQASRAQARAWASADRAAQMVQRAVLQTVRRQDLTQTRLVIRDGGRGDSAQDSIYMLARGLEPVRPVSNAALESEGGEFEVGFKVRGGAEGPALWRRADMGFDEYQDAGGVATEVARDVVSFSVTAGDAEGVWAAWDSDQTGLPHMVLIEVRTRTPDGRGSAVARRVASIPRVFGQPTLAEVEAASEAVGGGG; from the coding sequence ATGATCCACACGACGCGGCACCAACACGGGTTCACACTCGTCGAGACGCTGGTGGCGGCGGGGATTGTCGTGATGATCTCGGCCTTGGTGGCCGGTTCGGTCGCGCGGCTTTCCTCGGCTCGGCAGGCCTCGCGCGCGCAGGCTCGCGCGTGGGCCAGCGCCGATCGGGCGGCACAGATGGTGCAACGGGCCGTGCTCCAGACCGTCCGGCGTCAGGACCTGACGCAGACACGGCTGGTCATCCGCGATGGCGGCCGGGGTGATTCGGCCCAGGATTCGATTTACATGCTGGCCCGCGGGTTGGAGCCGGTGCGGCCGGTGAGCAACGCCGCGCTCGAAAGCGAGGGCGGCGAGTTCGAGGTTGGGTTCAAGGTGCGCGGCGGTGCCGAGGGACCGGCGCTGTGGCGCCGGGCGGACATGGGCTTCGATGAGTACCAGGACGCGGGCGGCGTGGCGACCGAAGTGGCGCGTGACGTGGTCTCCTTTTCGGTGACGGCCGGTGATGCCGAGGGCGTGTGGGCCGCGTGGGATTCCGATCAGACCGGGTTGCCGCACATGGTCTTGATCGAGGTGCGCACGCGCACGCCCGATGGGCGCGGATCGGCTGTGGCTCGGCGGGTAGCGTCGATCCCGCGGGTGTTCGGGCAACCCACGCTTGCCGAGGTCGAAGCCGCCAGCGAGGCCGTTGGGGGTGGCGGATGA
- the gspG gene encoding type II secretion system major pseudopilin GspG — translation MNQNKRRQRRRVGRAFTIIEVLVIITIMGIIAAVVVPRLFSRIGQSRQATAQSNASSIAGQVQVFLIDMGKLPDSGTLEFLRVEPSGMSGTWNGPYLSNDEALNDPWGNPFIILAPGEKNTDFDIISFGADGQPGGEGEDADIVAP, via the coding sequence ATGAACCAGAACAAGCGTCGCCAGCGGCGTCGGGTCGGGCGAGCATTCACGATTATCGAGGTGCTGGTGATCATCACGATCATGGGCATCATCGCGGCCGTCGTCGTGCCGCGCCTGTTCAGCCGCATCGGGCAGAGCCGCCAGGCGACCGCGCAGAGCAACGCGTCGAGCATCGCGGGCCAGGTTCAGGTGTTCCTGATCGACATGGGCAAGCTGCCCGATTCGGGCACGCTCGAGTTCCTGCGCGTCGAGCCCAGCGGCATGAGCGGCACCTGGAACGGGCCATATCTGAGCAACGATGAGGCGCTAAACGACCCGTGGGGCAACCCGTTCATCATTCTGGCGCCGGGTGAGAAGAACACCGACTTCGACATCATCAGCTTCGGTGCCGACGGGCAGCCGGGCGGCGAGGGCGAGGACGCGGACATCGTCGCGCCGTGA
- a CDS encoding type II secretion system GspH family protein, producing the protein MGRAFTLVELMVTLVIVGLILGLMVPRVATMAGRGVSAEADAVAGLLSNAAGRGAIASEPLRVRAEAKRVEVERRVLETSGRNEVWVWRRDPFMPAVTLNHGTISEVYLDGQPVSGTPWIVELGGGRSVELGLAGSDARVSVALMAGALRAVVVEGERLIEPPGRVDLDATGMESTPW; encoded by the coding sequence ATGGGCCGGGCGTTCACGCTGGTTGAGTTGATGGTGACGCTGGTGATCGTCGGGCTGATCCTGGGCCTGATGGTCCCGCGCGTGGCGACCATGGCCGGGCGCGGGGTGTCGGCCGAGGCGGACGCAGTGGCCGGCTTGCTCTCGAACGCGGCCGGGCGCGGGGCGATCGCGTCGGAACCGCTGCGTGTGCGGGCCGAGGCGAAGCGTGTGGAAGTCGAGCGGCGGGTCCTCGAGACATCGGGCCGCAACGAGGTGTGGGTTTGGCGGCGGGATCCGTTCATGCCGGCGGTGACGCTAAATCACGGGACGATCTCGGAGGTGTACCTGGACGGGCAACCGGTCTCGGGCACGCCGTGGATCGTTGAGTTGGGCGGCGGCAGGAGCGTGGAACTCGGGCTGGCCGGGAGCGATGCGCGTGTGAGCGTCGCGTTGATGGCCGGCGCGTTGCGTGCGGTGGTGGTCGAGGGCGAACGGCTCATCGAGCCCCCGGGCCGCGTGGACCTGGACGCGACCGGGATGGAGAGCACGCCGTGGTGA